The following coding sequences are from one Eucalyptus grandis isolate ANBG69807.140 chromosome 11, ASM1654582v1, whole genome shotgun sequence window:
- the LOC104426480 gene encoding histone H4: MSGRGKGGKGLGKGGAKRHRKVLRDNIQGITKPAIRRLARRGGVKRISGLIYEETRGVLKIFLENVIRDAVTYTEHARRKTVTAMDVVYALKRQGRTLYGFGG; the protein is encoded by the coding sequence ATGTCCGGCCGCGGCAAGGGGGGCAAGGGCCTGGGCAAGGGCGGGGCGAAGCGGCACCGCAAGGTCCTCCGGGACAACATCCAGGGCATCACGAAGCCGGCCATCCGCCGCCTGGCCCGCCGTGGCGGCGTGAAGCGCATCAGCGGCCTCATCTACGAGGAGACCCGCGGGGTGCTCAAGATCTTCCTCGAGAACGTCATCCGCGACGCCGTCACCTACACCGAGCACGCCCGCCGCAAGACCGTCACCGCCATGGACGTCGTCTACGCCCTCAAGAGGCAGGGCCGCACCCTGTACGGCTTCGGCGGTTGA